One segment of Rhodothermales bacterium DNA contains the following:
- a CDS encoding aldehyde dehydrogenase family protein — MIQSLNPATGQIMRSYAAYSVADVDDILGYVHATFLTWRSVPFAVRSDLMRKAAAVLRTRRSELARLMVMEMGKPIDQAQAEVEKCAWVCDFYADRADDFLAPEPVETDASESFVCYQPLGVILAVMPWNFPLWQVFRFAAPTLMAGNGAVLKHASNVPGCALAIESVFVAAGFPNDIFRTLLIGG; from the coding sequence ATGATTCAATCTTTGAATCCCGCGACCGGTCAGATCATGCGATCGTATGCCGCTTACTCAGTGGCTGACGTCGATGATATACTGGGTTATGTGCATGCGACGTTTCTCACATGGAGGTCAGTGCCATTTGCCGTGCGTTCGGATCTCATGCGGAAGGCGGCGGCGGTTCTGCGCACTCGCCGTAGCGAACTGGCCCGACTGATGGTGATGGAGATGGGAAAGCCGATTGACCAGGCACAGGCGGAGGTGGAGAAATGCGCATGGGTGTGTGACTTCTATGCCGATCGGGCAGACGATTTTTTGGCCCCGGAGCCCGTCGAGACGGATGCATCGGAAAGCTTCGTCTGCTATCAGCCGCTGGGTGTCATCCTGGCCGTAATGCCGTGGAATTTCCCTTTGTGGCAGGTCTTCCGCTTTGCAGCCCCAACGCTCATGGCGGGTAACGGCGCGGTTCTGAAACATGCGTCCAACGTACCGGGCTGTGCACTCGCCATCGAGAGTGTGTTCGTGGCGGCTGGCTTCCCGAATGACATCTTCCGAACATTGCTTATTGGCGGCGA
- a CDS encoding BamA/TamA family outer membrane protein produces the protein MDHDPVDTRRGFTTFRTPVGLLAATILVVSVFPPCSVAQPGDVYANDDRANVIAVELREDPGVFPDSSDRARSRLALLPIVFSSPDTRFAFGVLPQYIFRLAPDSRPSSLRADAYYTLNKQYSVQLSPDVWLARNRYKMSGKLEFKEWPTSYYGIGGSLEMASDSLDHEAFTERLFGVSAEVQRQLLPGLFVGVSYAVRHGRIKDLSPGGELASGRVTGSGTGTASGIGLILTWDTRDHIYFPRSGSLHRTSAAVFDAVLGSDYGFGGFEIDLRRYVPLASRHVVALKLEGSFRSGAPPFRMLPGLGESLRGYNTTRHIDRNRASIQVEYRFVPVWWRLGFVVFGGVGDTASRIQDLGRRQPKYAFGFGIRGVAFEGEMITVRFDFGFGQSSSGDYLDLNEAY, from the coding sequence ATGGATCATGACCCGGTCGATACACGAAGAGGTTTCACTACGTTCAGGACACCCGTTGGCTTGCTGGCCGCGACAATTCTGGTGGTGTCGGTGTTTCCGCCGTGCTCGGTGGCGCAGCCGGGCGATGTTTATGCGAACGATGACAGGGCGAATGTCATCGCAGTTGAGCTACGGGAGGATCCGGGTGTTTTCCCCGACTCTTCCGACCGGGCTCGAAGTCGGCTGGCTCTACTGCCCATCGTCTTCTCATCTCCAGATACGCGGTTCGCGTTCGGTGTGCTGCCGCAGTACATCTTCCGCCTTGCGCCTGACAGTCGGCCATCGAGTTTGCGAGCGGATGCCTACTACACACTGAACAAGCAGTACTCGGTGCAGCTTTCACCCGACGTGTGGCTGGCGAGAAATCGGTACAAGATGAGTGGCAAGTTGGAGTTCAAGGAATGGCCGACATCGTACTACGGAATCGGTGGATCGCTTGAAATGGCGTCTGATAGTCTCGACCATGAAGCGTTTACGGAGCGGCTTTTCGGTGTGTCAGCGGAGGTCCAGCGGCAGCTGCTCCCCGGGCTGTTCGTCGGTGTCTCATATGCGGTCAGACATGGGCGCATCAAGGACCTGAGTCCCGGCGGGGAACTGGCATCCGGTCGCGTGACTGGAAGTGGGACCGGTACGGCCTCCGGCATCGGGCTGATCCTGACATGGGACACCCGCGACCACATCTACTTTCCGAGGTCGGGGAGCCTGCATCGAACATCTGCCGCCGTGTTTGATGCAGTTCTCGGCAGTGACTACGGTTTTGGTGGTTTCGAGATTGATCTTCGGCGGTACGTGCCTCTGGCCTCGAGGCACGTCGTCGCTCTGAAACTGGAGGGAAGCTTTCGTTCGGGCGCACCACCGTTTCGAATGCTTCCGGGTCTTGGCGAATCGCTCCGTGGCTATAACACGACCCGGCATATCGATCGGAATCGTGCGTCCATTCAGGTCGAGTATCGCTTTGTGCCGGTCTGGTGGCGGCTGGGGTTCGTGGTGTTTGGCGGAGTGGGCGACACGGCGTCGCGAATTCAGGACCTGGGCCGGAGACAACCGAAGTACGCATTTGGTTTCGGCATTCGCGGGGTTGCTTTCGAGGGCGAGATGATCACAGTGCGGTTCGACTTCGGATTCGGTCAATCAAGTTCCGGAGACTATCTCGATCTCAATGAAGCATACTAG
- a CDS encoding cellulase family glycosylhydrolase, producing the protein MNRVQTSFLAAVLVLFASLPASAQLTPDQAIIQMGRGINLGNTLEPPREGDWNNGPAREYYFDDFKTAGFATVRIPVRWDEHTQDAPPFAVEEAWMDRVEEVVDWGLSRDFFIIINGHHEDWLKAGYANNTLRARYDSIWSQIAVRFKDKSEKLFFEIINEPYGMTVPQVDDLNTRILEIVRRTNPTRIVIFSGNEWSGASQLFAARIPTDDYLMGYYHSYDPWEFAGLAQGTWGSVAERAAVAAQFQSVANWSATHGIPVMNSEFGSVRSADFNSRMAHYAAYVEGCVTHNIACQAWDDGGDFEIYRRDERAWNEAKDILLHTYPDGPTDISAAIVSDSIVTLQWTNRSSSFFRIRVERRAGSGTFVPIAEVPPSTTQYADSTTSGGVTYYYRVIAESGLVSPRYSYPIRVRVAPWMRSSFHGSPAIIPGVIEAEDFDIGGEGLTYHDTDESNVAGAYRLTEAVDIEARSDGGFQVAYIESGEWLEYSVDVQEAGDYLVTAYVASLDGGGQFGFGFDGRKTRTLSVPSTGDWETLSPVSRSISLPQGQQTMRVSVFSAFPFNIDRYVIEKASATSVSENSVTPEVEMYPNPMREALTISYSHPVPAFVRAELFNILGQRVRLIEIQSGNTSVSMTDLPKGVYFVRVYVDEHIVEQQIVVRQ; encoded by the coding sequence ATGAATCGAGTTCAAACGTCGTTTCTCGCCGCTGTCCTGGTACTGTTTGCATCCCTTCCGGCAAGTGCACAGTTGACGCCTGACCAGGCCATCATTCAGATGGGCCGAGGCATCAATCTTGGTAACACCCTCGAGCCGCCACGGGAGGGTGACTGGAATAATGGTCCGGCCCGCGAATACTACTTTGACGACTTCAAGACGGCGGGTTTCGCGACCGTGCGAATACCGGTCCGCTGGGATGAGCATACCCAGGATGCACCGCCGTTTGCCGTTGAGGAGGCCTGGATGGATCGGGTAGAGGAGGTCGTGGACTGGGGATTGTCCCGCGACTTCTTCATCATCATCAACGGCCACCATGAGGATTGGCTGAAGGCGGGGTACGCCAACAATACGCTCAGGGCGCGATACGACAGCATATGGAGTCAGATCGCCGTTCGTTTCAAGGACAAGTCTGAAAAGCTGTTCTTTGAGATCATCAACGAGCCGTATGGCATGACAGTCCCGCAAGTCGACGATCTCAACACTCGTATTCTCGAAATCGTCAGAAGGACGAACCCGACAAGAATCGTCATCTTCTCGGGGAATGAATGGTCTGGCGCGTCGCAACTGTTTGCTGCGAGGATCCCGACTGACGATTACCTCATGGGGTACTATCATTCGTACGATCCATGGGAGTTTGCGGGACTGGCTCAAGGGACATGGGGATCGGTGGCGGAACGGGCGGCCGTTGCCGCACAGTTTCAATCAGTTGCGAACTGGTCAGCGACCCATGGAATTCCCGTGATGAACAGTGAGTTCGGTTCCGTACGATCGGCCGACTTCAACTCGCGCATGGCCCACTATGCCGCATACGTGGAAGGATGTGTCACCCACAACATTGCCTGTCAGGCGTGGGATGACGGCGGCGACTTCGAGATATACCGGCGGGACGAGCGGGCCTGGAATGAGGCGAAGGATATTCTCTTGCATACGTATCCCGATGGGCCCACTGACATCAGTGCCGCCATCGTCAGCGACTCAATTGTCACCCTGCAGTGGACGAATCGCTCATCCAGTTTCTTTCGGATACGGGTCGAGCGGCGAGCCGGTAGCGGGACGTTTGTGCCGATTGCCGAGGTGCCTCCTTCTACGACGCAGTACGCCGATTCCACGACATCCGGAGGCGTGACCTACTACTACCGTGTCATTGCCGAGTCGGGCCTCGTATCGCCCCGCTACTCGTATCCGATCCGCGTCCGCGTCGCCCCGTGGATGCGGTCGAGTTTTCACGGGTCTCCCGCGATCATCCCGGGCGTAATCGAGGCTGAGGACTTTGACATCGGCGGAGAGGGATTGACGTACCACGACACGGACGAATCGAATGTCGCGGGCGCATATCGTCTGACTGAAGCCGTCGACATCGAAGCCCGCTCTGATGGCGGCTTTCAGGTAGCATACATAGAGTCGGGAGAGTGGCTGGAGTATTCGGTTGATGTGCAGGAAGCAGGCGACTATTTGGTGACCGCTTATGTCGCATCGTTGGATGGCGGCGGCCAGTTTGGATTCGGGTTCGATGGCCGGAAGACCCGCACGTTATCCGTCCCGAGCACGGGTGATTGGGAGACGCTAAGTCCGGTCAGTAGATCGATCTCACTGCCCCAGGGCCAACAGACGATGCGCGTTTCGGTTTTCTCGGCCTTTCCGTTCAACATCGATCGCTATGTGATCGAAAAGGCGAGCGCGACATCTGTGTCGGAAAACTCCGTGACGCCGGAGGTTGAAATGTACCCGAACCCGATGCGTGAAGCGCTGACGATCTCATACAGCCACCCTGTCCCTGCCTTCGTCAGGGCCGAACTATTCAACATCCTTGGTCAACGCGTCAGGCTGATCGAAATTCAAAGCGGCAACACGAGCGTATCGATGACGGATCTTCCGAAGGGTGTGTACTTCGTGCGCGTATACGTCGACGAACACATCGTCGAACAACAGATAGTGGTCAGACAATAG
- a CDS encoding glyoxalase — translation MSTPIDSRIDIGHVHLKVADLDRSLRFYCDVLGFELMQKMGESAAFVSAGGYHHHIGLNTWESAGGIAPPRGTTGLYHVAIRYPDRRSLADAVVRLRKAGIALDGAADHGVSEAIYLTDPDANGLELYRDRPTEEWPRKTDGGLEMFTRPLDVEALLAEL, via the coding sequence ATGTCTACACCAATTGATTCGCGGATCGATATCGGTCACGTACATCTGAAGGTCGCCGACCTCGATCGGTCGCTTCGGTTCTATTGCGACGTGCTGGGTTTCGAGCTGATGCAGAAGATGGGAGAGTCTGCCGCCTTCGTCAGCGCCGGCGGCTACCATCACCACATCGGTCTCAACACGTGGGAGAGCGCAGGAGGAATCGCCCCACCACGTGGGACTACGGGTCTCTACCATGTGGCCATCCGATATCCGGATCGTCGTAGTCTCGCGGATGCGGTAGTGAGACTTCGAAAGGCGGGAATTGCGCTCGATGGTGCGGCGGATCATGGTGTAAGTGAAGCGATCTACCTGACGGATCCGGACGCCAACGGCCTCGAGCTTTATCGCGATCGCCCAACGGAAGAATGGCCGCGTAAGACGGACGGCGGACTGGAGATGTTTACCCGGCCACTTGACGTTGAGGCGCTGCTGGCGGAGCTGTAA
- a CDS encoding c-type cytochrome — MKTTLPVLLVLVLGVYDAHGQDVGTRTDSVSVTSGLELYRQMYCGLCHALEKAGTRGIFGPSHDGMAEIAEQRVKDPNYAGEAKTAEEYVRESIVQPALYIAPGFETTVHRMPAYTHLSDEDVYAIVQFLIADE, encoded by the coding sequence ATGAAAACGACGCTGCCCGTCTTGCTGGTTCTCGTTCTGGGCGTGTATGACGCGCATGGGCAAGATGTCGGGACACGTACGGATTCGGTAAGTGTCACGTCCGGGCTGGAACTCTATCGGCAGATGTACTGTGGCCTGTGCCATGCGCTTGAAAAGGCGGGGACGCGTGGAATTTTTGGGCCCTCGCACGATGGCATGGCTGAGATTGCCGAGCAGCGTGTGAAGGATCCGAACTACGCAGGCGAGGCGAAGACGGCTGAAGAGTATGTTCGTGAAAGCATTGTTCAACCGGCCCTGTATATCGCGCCTGGATTCGAGACCACTGTACATCGGATGCCGGCGTATACTCACCTTTCGGACGAGGACGTTTACGCCATCGTGCAGTTCTTAATCGCGGATGAATAA
- a CDS encoding ScyD/ScyE family protein translates to MKNSSLSLQVLLCVVILGATAVVPFEGVAQEAGTVLTSGFNGPMGILAAADGSILVIDTGVGGDTEFEFPHFETGVLTTVSFGETARVIRVAKDGSQTVLAALPSMILGPGESAGGARLTMIDGVLYATSGMWMAGGGDEPRTNMASIVRIEDGEAVEIASTYTIERKLNPDSLIVESNPYGIVAGPDGYLWVADAGGNSLLKVDPGTGATELVASFGAVPSPLPNPNRGGRMEADPVPTGLAFDAGGNLFVALLPGFPFIPGSARVVRVNPDGEVSDYATGLTMLVDLRLGPDGELYAVSLGRFTEEGPQPNSGAIVRIAEGDQSEEVLTGLSFPTSIDFNDNGEAFVTINGVGAPGTGEVVVFPKF, encoded by the coding sequence ATGAAAAACAGTTCGCTTTCGTTGCAAGTCTTGTTATGTGTCGTGATCCTTGGGGCGACTGCTGTCGTTCCGTTTGAAGGTGTGGCCCAGGAAGCGGGTACGGTCCTGACGAGCGGGTTTAATGGTCCGATGGGTATTCTCGCTGCAGCCGATGGCAGTATTCTGGTGATCGACACGGGTGTTGGAGGAGACACCGAGTTCGAGTTTCCCCATTTTGAAACCGGCGTATTGACGACGGTCAGTTTCGGGGAAACGGCACGTGTGATCCGGGTCGCAAAGGACGGCTCTCAGACTGTCCTCGCGGCTCTTCCGTCGATGATTCTGGGTCCGGGGGAGTCGGCGGGAGGTGCTCGTCTTACGATGATCGACGGAGTGCTGTATGCGACCAGCGGTATGTGGATGGCCGGAGGCGGAGACGAGCCCAGAACCAATATGGCGTCGATCGTTCGGATCGAGGATGGAGAGGCAGTCGAGATAGCCAGTACGTATACGATCGAGAGGAAGTTGAATCCGGACAGCCTGATTGTGGAGTCCAATCCGTACGGGATCGTTGCGGGGCCGGACGGCTATCTCTGGGTCGCGGATGCAGGCGGCAACAGTCTGCTCAAGGTTGATCCCGGGACCGGAGCTACAGAGTTGGTCGCTTCGTTTGGAGCGGTCCCGAGCCCGCTGCCCAACCCCAACCGGGGCGGAAGAATGGAGGCCGACCCGGTGCCGACGGGACTCGCCTTCGATGCGGGCGGCAACCTGTTTGTGGCCTTGCTTCCGGGCTTCCCCTTCATTCCTGGATCAGCCCGGGTTGTTCGCGTGAATCCCGACGGAGAAGTGAGCGACTACGCCACGGGGCTCACGATGCTGGTGGACCTGAGGCTGGGACCTGATGGCGAGCTCTATGCCGTATCGCTCGGACGTTTCACCGAGGAGGGTCCGCAGCCCAACTCGGGCGCAATCGTCCGCATAGCGGAGGGTGATCAATCTGAAGAGGTCTTGACGGGACTTTCCTTCCCGACTTCGATCGATTTCAACGACAACGGAGAAGCGTTCGTCACAATCAACGGCGTCGGTGCTCCCGGTACGGGCGAGGTTGTGGTTTTTCCGAAGTTCTGA
- a CDS encoding sodium:proton exchanger: MPVLAVALPFLNEMVALFVASVAIAYICYRLRLVPIAGFLIAGVIIGPNALGLVYDQELVDILAEVGVILLLFTIGVEFSLDHLARISRAIFVGGGIQVGLTIGLVTIFLAMFGVSWQAGVYTGCLVALSSTAIVLGLLGERNEIETSSGRMSLAILIFQDLAIVVMVLLVPILAGTGGTAIDLLVALGRALLVIAVVVVLARRVVPWILEKIVKTRRSELFLLAVVAICFGTAAASSLVGLSLALGAFLAGLVVSESRYAEQALSEVLPLRTVFNAVFFVSVGMLLDINFVIQNPLLVLGVTGVIMVLKIATTTGGVLALGLPVGTAAISALALAQIGEFSFVLERAGRANGLSPVGLGETGEQTFIAVTVLLMLLTPFFMQVAPPIADWLGRTRLGRMGADRADQSDGAVPALEDHVIVVGYGPGGQRLVQVLRDSGIPFVVVEMNPRAIAILDEQGIPAIYGDAARPHILEKAGVHYAKLCVVITHDTRSAPRVTQIARHLNPTLQIIVRTRFLRDIDDLHELGADVVVPEEMETTVRVFTHVLGAYMISPAEIDEHIRTLRASDYSIVRGSIQEAHLMVLQGLDEEGLHTRAVAVREGAPAAGKTLAELELRQAYGITVIAIRRDGKTQAGPAGGFRVEPGDRLVLFGLAEDFVKSADLFRTAAKAPRAQR; encoded by the coding sequence ATGCCGGTACTTGCGGTAGCACTTCCCTTTTTGAACGAGATGGTGGCGCTGTTCGTCGCGTCGGTCGCCATCGCGTACATCTGCTACCGTCTCCGACTTGTACCGATCGCGGGGTTCCTGATTGCGGGTGTGATCATCGGACCGAATGCGCTGGGGCTCGTTTACGATCAGGAGTTGGTCGACATCCTCGCTGAAGTGGGAGTGATCCTGCTCCTCTTTACGATTGGCGTCGAGTTCAGCCTTGACCATCTGGCCAGGATCAGCCGCGCGATATTTGTGGGCGGAGGGATACAGGTCGGGCTTACGATCGGGCTCGTGACGATCTTTCTCGCGATGTTCGGCGTGTCGTGGCAGGCGGGTGTTTACACCGGATGTCTTGTAGCGCTAAGCTCAACGGCCATCGTACTCGGACTTCTGGGAGAGCGGAATGAGATCGAGACATCGTCGGGCAGGATGTCGCTCGCGATACTCATCTTCCAGGACCTCGCCATCGTCGTGATGGTCCTCCTGGTCCCGATTCTTGCGGGTACCGGCGGTACTGCGATCGATCTTCTGGTGGCGCTGGGTCGGGCGCTGTTGGTGATCGCTGTCGTAGTTGTTCTCGCGCGGCGCGTAGTGCCGTGGATTCTAGAGAAGATCGTCAAGACGCGCAGGAGCGAATTGTTCTTGCTGGCCGTCGTGGCGATCTGCTTCGGGACGGCGGCCGCATCGAGCCTGGTTGGACTGAGTCTTGCGCTGGGGGCGTTTCTGGCCGGACTGGTCGTCAGTGAAAGTCGCTACGCGGAACAGGCTCTCAGTGAGGTGCTGCCCCTCCGAACGGTGTTCAACGCGGTCTTCTTTGTCTCGGTGGGGATGCTGCTCGACATCAATTTTGTCATCCAGAATCCGCTTCTTGTTCTGGGCGTGACGGGTGTGATCATGGTGCTCAAGATCGCGACCACGACGGGCGGTGTGTTGGCACTTGGTCTGCCCGTTGGGACAGCGGCGATCTCGGCTCTCGCGCTTGCACAGATCGGTGAGTTCTCTTTTGTACTGGAGCGTGCCGGTCGGGCGAACGGGTTGTCGCCGGTGGGCCTTGGTGAAACAGGCGAGCAGACCTTTATCGCGGTGACGGTATTACTGATGCTCCTCACGCCGTTCTTTATGCAGGTTGCTCCTCCAATTGCGGACTGGCTGGGGCGCACACGGCTGGGCCGGATGGGCGCGGACCGTGCCGATCAGTCCGATGGGGCTGTGCCGGCGCTTGAGGACCACGTGATCGTCGTCGGTTACGGCCCCGGTGGGCAGCGGCTCGTGCAGGTCCTGCGCGATTCCGGCATCCCGTTCGTGGTGGTGGAGATGAATCCCAGGGCCATTGCGATTCTGGATGAGCAGGGCATACCAGCGATCTACGGAGACGCGGCCCGGCCTCATATTCTGGAGAAGGCGGGTGTGCATTATGCCAAGCTCTGTGTGGTAATCACACACGACACACGTTCGGCGCCACGCGTCACGCAGATTGCGCGCCACCTGAATCCGACCCTGCAGATCATCGTCCGCACGAGATTCCTTCGCGACATTGACGATCTGCACGAGCTTGGCGCCGACGTCGTGGTTCCAGAGGAGATGGAGACGACGGTTCGTGTGTTTACACATGTCCTCGGGGCGTACATGATTTCACCGGCAGAGATCGACGAGCACATTCGAACGCTACGTGCGAGCGACTATTCGATTGTGCGCGGTAGCATCCAGGAGGCTCACCTTATGGTGCTCCAGGGCCTCGACGAGGAAGGGCTACATACGCGAGCTGTAGCAGTTCGCGAAGGCGCTCCCGCGGCAGGCAAGACGCTCGCGGAACTGGAGCTACGCCAGGCGTACGGAATCACCGTGATAGCGATCCGACGCGACGGAAAGACGCAGGCCGGTCCCGCGGGAGGTTTCCGAGTGGAGCCGGGAGACCGTCTAGTGCTGTTCGGTCTGGCGGAGGATTTTGTGAAGTCTGCCGATCTGTTTCGAACGGCGGCGAAGGCACCCAGAGCGCAGCGATGA